The window TTTTATTTTTTTAAAATTTTCAATTGAATATTCTAATGCATGTTTCAAACAGCAATCTATGATGAGAATATTTCAGATAATTCTTAACGTTAGTGTCAATTAAATTAAAAGTAAATTTCTAATAATGATTTTAATGTAATGTAGTTTACATTAACATCAAAGTTATTTAAAAACAGTTCTGATTTTAAAAAGGAATATATATCAAATACTTTTTAAAAGTAATTCTTTGTGTGAATTGCTGCCGTTAATGTGAATGTTGTTATTTTGTAATGTTGAGGGAATTTGAATATTCTTTTAACATTTCATTTTTTACATTTTCCTTGAGCTTTGATGATTCAAGCTCTTCTAAAGAGAAACGTGTCAGTTCAAAAAGAATCCTATTCACTTTAAGTCCCTTGTTAGTTAAATGGTATTCTGTTCTGTTTCGTGTCTTCAAATCGATTTCAACTTTTTCAATAAGCCCTACATTTTCCATATACTTCAGTGTCTGTGACAATATGTAATTGCTTATGTCGGGATTTGACTGCTGAAAGTCTGTGAAATGCTTGCATCCGCTGAACATATCCATCAAAATGCACAAAACCCATTTTCTTGAAAAGAAATCAAGGGATTCTCTGACGGGACATAACTCATCTTTGTTCATAATATTATATTTTGCATTCCCTATTATAAATCAATATCAGTAATTCTGGAATTACGGAATCTATTTAAATAATACTCGATTTAGAGTAAACCATGAGATCTAAAATTAGTGAATACGATAATGTCAAAAATGCCGCTGAAAAATTTGTAAAAAGCGTAGCTGAAGGAAACAGCAAATATGCAAGGGAACTTTTCGTTGATGAAGCAGTTCTTTTTGGATATCTTGACGGTGATTTGGAGCACGGATCAATCCAACAGTTCTATGACAATGTGGACAGCGTTGCTGCAGGTGATGAATTCAATGCAAGAATTGATGTTTTGCTTGTAGAGGAAACACTTGCTGTTGTAAGAGTTCTTGAGGAAAGCTGGGGCGGAAGAATCGATTTTACTGATGTTCTTTTGATGCTTAAAATTGACGGTGAATGGAAAGCCGTTGCAAAGGCATACAACCAGAATTCAGATACCCTACAATAAGGAGACGTTTTATGGATTTTATGGAACTAATCTCTGAGAGATTTTCCGTCAGGTCATTTTCACAAAGGCCTGTTGAGGATGAAAAAATCGATTTGATTCTAAAGGCTGCACAGTTGGCACCGACCGCAGTAAACTACCAGCCACAAAAGATTTATATTCTGAAAACCGATGAGGCTCTTGACAAAATCCGTTCCGTATGTTCCTCAACATATTATGCACCACTAGTATTTTTAATATGCTCTGATGAGACTAAAACATGGAAAAGTCCGATGGAAAAAGGTTACACTACCGGTGAGATGGATGCAAGCATAGTCTGCACACATATGATGCTTGAAGCATGGGAGATTGGAATAGGTTCTGTATGGGTCAGACTGTTTGATTCAAGAGAAGTTGCAAAGGCTTTCGATTTGCCAGAACATATAAAGCCGATTTGTCTTTTACCTGTAGGTTATGCAAGTGATGACTGCGAGCCTTACGCTCCATGGCATGATGTTTACAGAAAAATAGATGAATTTTGTGAGGAGCTATAGCCTCACAATTAATTAATTTTTATAAGTTATGATAACATAAGTAACTATTGAATTATCAACAGCATATTAGGACATGTTTTCTCTTAAAATTTGGACTAACATGGATAAAATTGCCAAACCGATAATTATTATTGAAATAATAGGTATAATAAAACAGAATGCGAATCCTACAATATAACTTCCGAAAAGAAGAATTCTCTGTGTGTTATGTCTGACTTCATCTCTTTCAGCACCGGGATTACAATCAACAATTGCCTTATCTAAAAATTGGAAAGTAAGGGTCCATAGAGAAATCACTATAATATACAGGGATGTTGAAAGCAAGCTGTTCGGATCATTTCCTATCAGACCTGTCACAAATGGAACCAGAGTAATGAAAAACAGCCAAATTCCATTTATAATGAAAACCTTACCGTTAATATTGTCCGCTTTTTCAAAAGCATT of the Methanobrevibacter sp. genome contains:
- a CDS encoding TMEM175 family protein codes for the protein MNKDRVIALTDGIVAIAATIMVLELSVPSVITLDALVSQIPTLYAYIISFALVYLSWRSHHNAFEKADNINGKVFIINGIWLFFITLVPFVTGLIGNDPNSLLSTSLYIIVISLWTLTFQFLDKAIVDCNPGAERDEVRHNTQRILLFGSYIVGFAFCFIIPIISIIIIGLAILSMLVQILRENMS
- a CDS encoding nuclear transport factor 2 family protein, yielding MRSKISEYDNVKNAAEKFVKSVAEGNSKYARELFVDEAVLFGYLDGDLEHGSIQQFYDNVDSVAAGDEFNARIDVLLVEETLAVVRVLEESWGGRIDFTDVLLMLKIDGEWKAVAKAYNQNSDTLQ
- a CDS encoding nitroreductase family protein, which codes for MDFMELISERFSVRSFSQRPVEDEKIDLILKAAQLAPTAVNYQPQKIYILKTDEALDKIRSVCSSTYYAPLVFLICSDETKTWKSPMEKGYTTGEMDASIVCTHMMLEAWEIGIGSVWVRLFDSREVAKAFDLPEHIKPICLLPVGYASDDCEPYAPWHDVYRKIDEFCEEL
- a CDS encoding helix-turn-helix domain-containing protein; its protein translation is MNKDELCPVRESLDFFSRKWVLCILMDMFSGCKHFTDFQQSNPDISNYILSQTLKYMENVGLIEKVEIDLKTRNRTEYHLTNKGLKVNRILFELTRFSLEELESSKLKENVKNEMLKEYSNSLNITK